The proteins below are encoded in one region of Prosthecobacter dejongeii:
- a CDS encoding phosphodiester glycosidase family protein, translating into MKARLLPALAALCLPQCAQQAYQAAPTYPASQPPPTPIFAPQPQRLVQLPPPQEAPPQALSPWQQASSVRSRPLNAGAHLHEFTARSAEGAAEVSVIIFDSQQCALKVLDQPDSLAGGGALISVMRQAGAIAGVNGGFFHPDFSTLGLMITAQGQTGQFTRSSLVSGALVVIGQEPYLVWNSEFLGTQGVTQMVQAGPRLVDEGRPLPTLNRTKHATRTFIATDGQRQWAVGTVRSTTLAGLGDLLASDGLLPGMPVLRALNLDGGRSTALYARQADGQEISRPGWSTVRNYVAVVPR; encoded by the coding sequence ATGAAAGCCCGCCTGCTACCTGCCCTAGCCGCCCTGTGCCTGCCCCAGTGTGCCCAGCAGGCCTACCAGGCTGCGCCGACCTACCCGGCTTCGCAGCCCCCTCCCACGCCTATATTTGCACCGCAGCCGCAGCGGCTCGTGCAGTTGCCTCCGCCGCAAGAGGCCCCACCGCAGGCTCTGTCCCCCTGGCAGCAGGCCTCGTCCGTGCGCAGCCGCCCTCTGAATGCAGGGGCGCATCTGCATGAATTCACCGCCCGCAGCGCTGAAGGGGCCGCTGAAGTGAGTGTGATCATTTTCGACAGTCAGCAGTGCGCGCTCAAGGTGCTGGATCAGCCTGATTCCTTGGCCGGGGGTGGAGCTTTGATCTCCGTCATGCGCCAAGCCGGAGCCATCGCAGGAGTGAATGGGGGCTTTTTCCACCCGGACTTTTCCACGCTGGGCCTCATGATCACGGCCCAGGGCCAGACCGGCCAGTTTACCCGCAGCAGCCTCGTCTCGGGGGCCCTCGTCGTCATCGGTCAAGAACCCTACCTCGTGTGGAACTCGGAGTTTTTAGGGACTCAAGGGGTGACGCAAATGGTGCAGGCTGGGCCACGACTGGTGGATGAAGGCCGGCCTTTGCCCACACTGAACCGCACGAAGCACGCCACCCGTACCTTCATCGCCACGGATGGCCAGCGGCAGTGGGCCGTGGGGACAGTACGCAGCACCACCTTAGCAGGACTGGGGGATCTACTCGCCAGTGACGGGTTGCTGCCCGGGATGCCTGTGCTGCGTGCCCTAAACTTGGATGGTGGACGCTCCACTGCCCTCTACGCCCGGCAGGCCGATGGCCAGGAGATCAGCCGTCCTGGGTGGAGCACCGTGCGCAATTACGTGGCCGTGGTGCCCAGGTAG
- the rdgB gene encoding RdgB/HAM1 family non-canonical purine NTP pyrophosphatase, with product MPQLLLATANAHKTQEVSAMLGTEWQVEDLRSIPGMVMPEETGTTFEANAIIKAQAASAARPGLLVLADDSGLEVDILNKEPGVRSARFAGENATDEDNRRALKERLRRVSTNPGQIFPARFRCCLALVRDGEVLHVTHGIIEGRVSTIERGRGGFGYDAMFTPEDYSQTFGELPAEVKNQLSHRAHALESMQKWLQSSPEALMAYAQSALQG from the coding sequence ATGCCGCAACTGCTGCTCGCCACCGCCAACGCCCACAAAACCCAGGAAGTTTCCGCCATGCTCGGCACCGAATGGCAGGTCGAAGACCTGAGATCCATCCCTGGGATGGTCATGCCTGAAGAGACCGGGACGACCTTCGAAGCCAATGCGATCATCAAGGCACAGGCGGCCAGTGCAGCCCGCCCTGGGCTCCTGGTTCTGGCGGACGATTCAGGCCTGGAAGTGGATATTTTGAACAAGGAGCCAGGGGTGCGCTCGGCCCGGTTCGCCGGAGAAAACGCGACGGATGAGGACAACCGCCGTGCGCTGAAGGAACGCCTTCGCCGCGTGAGCACAAATCCTGGCCAGATCTTCCCGGCCCGCTTTCGCTGCTGCCTCGCCCTGGTGCGGGATGGAGAAGTACTGCATGTCACTCACGGCATCATTGAAGGCCGGGTGAGCACCATCGAGCGCGGGCGTGGGGGTTTTGGCTACGATGCCATGTTCACGCCAGAAGATTACAGCCAGACCTTTGGCGAACTGCCTGCTGAAGTGAAAAACCAGCTCAGCCACCGGGCCCACGCACTGGAATCCATGCAAAAGTGGCTGCAAAGCAGCCCGGAAGCTTTAATGGCGTATGCTCAGTCAGCCCTCCAGGGTTGA
- the lpxA gene encoding acyl-ACP--UDP-N-acetylglucosamine O-acyltransferase, with amino-acid sequence MPIHPTAIVDPSAKIGADVTIGPYCIIGANVEIGDGTSLQHHVTIMGPTKIGKNNRFYAYGSIGQQTQDLKYAAEPTYLEIGDDNTFREFCSVHRATSAGDKTLIGSHNNFLSYVHIAHDCIVGNHVIFSNNGTLAGHVVVEDHVILGGLSAVHQFCRIGTRSIIGGCSKVVQDVTPYSTADGNPARTRGLNIVGLQRAGFSRDQMRAIRAAFRKVYRSGLNNAQAVEELRSGSLSAEATLFTDFVANTKRGITPGSKAGVEDGED; translated from the coding sequence ATGCCCATTCACCCCACTGCCATTGTTGATCCTTCGGCGAAAATCGGTGCCGATGTCACCATCGGTCCCTACTGCATCATTGGCGCAAACGTGGAAATTGGCGATGGCACTTCGTTGCAGCATCACGTGACGATCATGGGCCCGACCAAAATCGGGAAGAACAACCGTTTCTACGCCTATGGCTCCATCGGCCAGCAGACGCAGGATCTCAAATACGCAGCCGAGCCCACGTACTTGGAGATTGGCGATGACAACACCTTCCGCGAATTTTGTTCCGTCCACCGCGCCACCAGCGCCGGGGATAAGACCTTGATCGGCAGCCATAACAACTTCCTCTCCTACGTCCACATCGCCCATGACTGCATCGTGGGAAATCACGTCATCTTTTCGAATAACGGCACCTTGGCGGGTCACGTGGTGGTGGAGGATCACGTCATCCTCGGCGGCCTCAGTGCCGTGCATCAGTTCTGCCGCATCGGCACACGCAGCATCATTGGCGGGTGCTCCAAAGTGGTCCAAGACGTGACCCCGTACAGCACCGCCGATGGCAACCCCGCCCGTACCCGTGGGCTGAACATCGTCGGCCTTCAGCGGGCCGGTTTTTCCCGCGACCAAATGCGCGCCATCCGCGCGGCCTTTCGCAAAGTCTATCGCAGTGGTTTGAACAACGCCCAGGCCGTGGAAGAGCTGCGCAGCGGTTCCCTCAGCGCCGAGGCGACCCTCTTCACTGACTTCGTTGCCAATACCAAACGCGGCATCACCCCGGGCAGCAAAGCCGGCGTGGAAGACGGTGAGGACTGA
- a CDS encoding helicase-related protein codes for MASPFQLNREYEPKGDQAQAIAKLVKSVRAGNRHQTLLGVTGSGKTYTMANIIAEIGKPSLVFSHNKTLAAQLYSEFKNFFPNNAVEYFVSYFDYYQPEAYIPRTDTYIEKDSSINDEIERLRLSTMGALITRKDVVVIASVSCIYGLGSPEDYEGMMVPVHVGQQMSRETFLTKLVDMLYERNDIQLKRGTFRARGDVVEIVPAYLDSEAIRVEFFGDEVDRISAVDILTGTVTLKMPNYTIFPAKQFVTPNDKLKRAVVKIRDEMETCVANFEKEGKLLEAQRLKMRTEHDIEMMQEMGFCQGIENYSRHLTGRVPGATPGTLLDFFPDDFLCLVDESHATIPQIGGMYEGDRSRKTVLVEHGFRLPSALDNRPLKFPEFMDAVGQLVYVSATPARFEIENSVVGNDTYIPHKRDRIGEEEGTPAALPGLAVRVSGNSQPVEKFDVETKGKALVVEQIIRPTGLLDPIITLKPLKGQIDETIELCRQRIEKGERVLVTTLTKRTAEDLTDYLRNLDMKVRYLHSDIDAIERVEILRSLRKGDCDVLVGINLLREGLDLPEVSLVCILDADKEGFLRSETSLIQTAGRAARHVAGEVVLFADIETQSIRSLLSISGYRRQVQMDHNEKYGITPQTVRRGVQESLQTLGKAKEVEDNVLREAGGDFAVVDVIRELEGEMAEAATKLEFERAALLRDQIRELKKQAGLNPDEGGVLPKTKKVTYGKPKRGGKKGK; via the coding sequence GTGGCTTCCCCCTTCCAACTCAATCGCGAATACGAACCGAAAGGCGATCAGGCCCAGGCCATTGCCAAGCTGGTAAAATCCGTCCGCGCTGGCAATCGGCATCAAACTTTGTTAGGCGTTACGGGATCTGGCAAGACCTACACCATGGCCAACATCATTGCCGAGATCGGCAAACCGTCCCTGGTTTTCTCTCATAACAAGACCCTCGCGGCGCAGCTCTATTCGGAGTTTAAGAACTTCTTCCCCAACAATGCGGTGGAGTACTTCGTCAGTTACTTCGACTACTACCAGCCCGAGGCTTACATTCCGCGCACCGACACATACATCGAGAAGGACAGCAGCATCAATGACGAGATCGAGCGCCTGCGCCTTTCCACCATGGGCGCGCTCATCACGCGCAAAGATGTCGTCGTCATCGCCAGTGTCTCCTGCATCTATGGCTTGGGCTCGCCCGAAGACTACGAAGGCATGATGGTGCCCGTGCATGTGGGCCAGCAGATGAGTCGGGAAACCTTTCTTACCAAGCTGGTGGACATGCTCTATGAGCGTAATGACATCCAGCTCAAGCGTGGCACCTTCCGTGCCCGGGGAGACGTGGTGGAGATCGTCCCCGCTTACCTGGATAGCGAGGCCATCCGCGTGGAGTTCTTTGGCGACGAGGTGGACCGCATCAGCGCTGTGGATATCCTCACTGGCACCGTCACCCTGAAGATGCCGAACTACACCATCTTCCCTGCCAAGCAGTTCGTCACGCCTAACGACAAGTTAAAACGAGCTGTGGTAAAGATCCGCGATGAGATGGAGACCTGCGTGGCCAACTTTGAAAAAGAAGGCAAACTCCTCGAGGCCCAGCGCCTGAAAATGCGCACGGAGCATGACATCGAAATGATGCAGGAAATGGGCTTTTGCCAGGGCATCGAAAACTACAGCCGCCACCTCACGGGCCGCGTGCCTGGGGCTACACCGGGCACCCTGCTGGATTTTTTCCCAGACGACTTTCTCTGCCTGGTGGATGAGAGCCACGCCACCATCCCCCAGATCGGCGGCATGTATGAGGGGGACCGCTCGCGCAAGACTGTCCTGGTCGAGCACGGTTTTCGCCTGCCCAGTGCCCTGGATAACCGCCCGCTGAAGTTCCCTGAGTTCATGGATGCCGTGGGCCAGCTCGTCTATGTCAGCGCCACACCTGCACGGTTCGAGATCGAAAACAGCGTCGTCGGAAATGACACCTACATCCCGCATAAGCGCGACCGCATCGGCGAAGAAGAAGGCACCCCCGCTGCTCTCCCCGGCCTGGCCGTGCGGGTCAGCGGCAATTCCCAGCCAGTGGAGAAGTTCGATGTCGAAACCAAAGGCAAAGCCCTGGTGGTGGAGCAGATCATCCGCCCCACCGGCCTGCTGGACCCCATCATCACCCTCAAGCCCCTGAAAGGCCAGATTGATGAAACCATCGAACTCTGCCGTCAACGCATCGAAAAAGGTGAGCGCGTTCTCGTCACCACCTTGACCAAACGCACGGCTGAAGACCTGACCGATTACCTGCGGAATCTGGACATGAAAGTCCGCTACCTGCACAGCGACATTGACGCCATCGAACGCGTGGAAATCCTGCGCAGCCTGCGCAAGGGCGACTGCGATGTGCTTGTCGGCATTAACCTCCTTCGTGAAGGTCTGGACCTGCCCGAAGTCAGCCTCGTCTGCATCCTGGATGCCGATAAAGAGGGCTTTCTCCGCAGCGAAACCTCGCTCATCCAGACCGCTGGTCGCGCGGCCCGGCATGTGGCTGGAGAAGTCGTCTTGTTTGCCGATATCGAGACCCAGAGCATCCGCTCCCTGCTCAGCATCAGTGGTTACCGGCGCCAAGTGCAGATGGACCATAACGAAAAGTATGGCATCACCCCACAGACCGTCCGCCGGGGCGTGCAGGAGTCTCTACAAACGCTGGGCAAAGCCAAGGAAGTGGAAGACAATGTCCTGCGTGAAGCGGGGGGGGACTTTGCCGTCGTGGATGTCATCCGCGAGCTGGAAGGCGAAATGGCCGAAGCCGCCACCAAACTGGAATTCGAACGTGCCGCCCTTCTGCGCGACCAAATCCGCGAACTCAAAAAACAAGCCGGGCTGAATCCCGACGAAGGCGGAGTGCTGCCCAAGACCAAGAAAGTCACTTACGGCAAACCGAAACGCGGAGGCAAGAAGGGGAAGTGA
- a CDS encoding efflux RND transporter permease subunit — MAHFFIKRRVFAMVLSILIVLVGWLGLRTLPIARYPNMTPPTIQVTATYPGASSQVVEETVTSPLEQEINGAEDMLYMSSGSTSDGQASIKVTFRVGKNIDDAAVDVQNRVARAQSRLPADVVKNGITVTKQSPDMLLVFALSSKNGEYDDLFLNNYAFLNLQPQMARVPGVGAVNIFTQKDYSMRVWLQPDKLANLGLTATDVTRALQEQNIQAAAGQIGAPPAEKGTEFQFSVNVRGRLVSAEEFGSIVITTLTDGTVVRLNDVARTELGGKDYASFGRINGSAAALIGIFQLPTANALDTAIACRERMEELAKSFPPGMEAKVSFDTTLFVTASLEEVMHTLVEAFVLVVLVVFIFLGNWRATFIPMLAVPVSLIGTFALFGVMGFTINTLTLFALVLAIGIVVDDAIVVVEAVEHHIEHGLSPLEATKKAMDEVSGPVIAIALVLCSVFIPVSFMGGITGKLYQQFAMTLSVSVILSALVALSLTPALCVMLLRPRKTSKGPLGRLLGVFNRFFDRLTGSYVGVCRWMMRFGLITAVLLFGIYAGIIGLLNRLPTSFLPDEDMGYLFVVTTLPDGASQERTDRVLRKVEEILQKTPGVQDVITIGGLNLLSGARSSSAGVCIVSLKDWKERTDPSMQVAQLVPNIFARVSQIPEAMVIPTSPPPIQGLGNAGGVQFELQDQGGGTPQQLQEVADRFLAAASQHPQLARVFTFFSTRVPQTLVELDRDKIKTLGIPLDGVFSSLQAYLGGIYVNDLTLFGRSFQVKVQAEPEYRMKPEDIYGIYTRNAEGGMVPFSTFAKVESTTGSDLLPHYNVYRTAEISATGKPGVSSGQVITAMEDLAKENLPAGYGYEWTGTALQEKEAGGQQVTIFALALLFVFLVLAAQYESWAVPFAVLFGLPIGIFGAFTAAWLRGLTNDVYVQIGLVMLLGLAAKNAILIVEFARSRREQGMSIREAALEGARLRLRPIIMTSLAFILGVVPLVISSGAGAASRQSLGTAVCFGMTAATVIGVFFIPWLYVIVQTLAEKISGGPKETAGESKA; from the coding sequence ATGGCCCACTTCTTCATCAAACGTCGTGTCTTTGCGATGGTGTTATCCATCCTCATTGTGCTGGTCGGCTGGCTGGGGCTGCGCACGCTGCCCATCGCCCGTTACCCCAACATGACGCCCCCCACCATCCAGGTGACGGCGACCTACCCTGGTGCCAGTTCTCAAGTGGTGGAGGAGACCGTGACCTCACCGCTCGAGCAGGAGATCAATGGCGCTGAGGACATGCTTTACATGTCCAGCGGCAGTACCAGCGATGGCCAGGCCTCCATCAAGGTCACCTTTCGCGTGGGCAAGAACATTGACGATGCAGCCGTGGATGTACAAAACCGCGTGGCCCGTGCTCAGTCACGCCTGCCTGCGGACGTGGTAAAAAACGGCATCACAGTGACCAAGCAGTCACCCGACATGCTGCTGGTCTTTGCGCTCAGTTCCAAGAATGGCGAGTATGACGATCTCTTCCTCAACAACTACGCCTTCCTGAATTTGCAGCCGCAGATGGCCCGTGTGCCGGGCGTGGGCGCGGTGAATATTTTTACTCAAAAGGACTACTCCATGCGGGTCTGGCTACAGCCGGACAAGCTGGCGAACTTGGGGCTGACGGCGACGGATGTGACGCGTGCTTTGCAGGAGCAAAACATTCAGGCTGCTGCCGGCCAGATCGGCGCGCCGCCTGCGGAGAAGGGCACGGAGTTTCAATTTTCCGTCAACGTTCGCGGTCGTCTGGTGAGTGCGGAGGAATTTGGCAGCATCGTCATCACCACGCTGACAGATGGCACCGTGGTGCGCCTGAATGATGTGGCACGCACGGAATTAGGCGGCAAAGACTACGCCAGTTTTGGTCGCATCAATGGTTCGGCAGCCGCTCTCATCGGGATTTTTCAGCTTCCTACGGCAAATGCTTTGGATACGGCCATTGCCTGTCGCGAGCGCATGGAAGAGCTGGCGAAGAGCTTTCCTCCTGGCATGGAAGCGAAGGTCAGTTTTGACACCACACTTTTTGTGACGGCCTCATTGGAGGAGGTGATGCACACACTGGTGGAGGCTTTTGTGCTGGTGGTGCTGGTGGTCTTTATCTTCCTGGGAAACTGGCGTGCCACCTTCATCCCCATGCTGGCTGTGCCTGTGTCTCTCATCGGCACCTTTGCCCTGTTCGGGGTCATGGGTTTCACCATCAATACGCTGACGCTTTTCGCCCTCGTGTTGGCTATCGGGATCGTGGTGGATGATGCCATCGTGGTAGTGGAGGCAGTGGAGCACCACATCGAGCATGGGCTGAGTCCGCTGGAAGCGACTAAAAAGGCCATGGATGAAGTCTCCGGCCCCGTCATCGCCATCGCGCTGGTGTTATGTTCGGTCTTCATTCCCGTCTCCTTCATGGGGGGCATTACGGGGAAGCTGTATCAGCAGTTTGCCATGACGCTTTCTGTCTCGGTGATCCTTTCGGCCCTGGTGGCGCTTTCGCTCACGCCCGCGCTTTGTGTCATGCTGCTGCGTCCGCGCAAGACCTCCAAGGGACCCCTTGGCCGACTGCTCGGCGTCTTTAACCGCTTTTTTGATCGCCTAACTGGAAGTTACGTAGGCGTGTGTCGTTGGATGATGCGCTTTGGTTTGATCACGGCGGTCCTGCTGTTTGGCATTTACGCGGGCATCATCGGCCTGCTGAATCGGCTGCCCACCTCCTTCTTGCCGGATGAAGACATGGGCTATCTTTTTGTGGTCACCACCCTGCCAGATGGTGCCTCGCAGGAGCGCACGGATCGTGTGCTGCGGAAGGTGGAAGAGATTTTGCAAAAGACGCCTGGGGTGCAGGACGTCATCACCATCGGCGGGCTAAATCTCCTCAGCGGCGCGCGCAGTTCCAGTGCAGGGGTGTGCATCGTGTCTCTCAAGGACTGGAAGGAGCGGACGGACCCCTCCATGCAGGTGGCGCAGCTCGTCCCCAATATTTTTGCCCGCGTGAGTCAGATCCCGGAGGCCATGGTCATCCCCACATCGCCACCGCCCATCCAGGGTCTGGGCAATGCCGGCGGGGTGCAGTTTGAGCTTCAGGATCAAGGCGGCGGCACCCCCCAGCAATTGCAAGAAGTGGCCGATCGTTTCCTTGCAGCCGCCTCACAGCATCCGCAGTTGGCCCGTGTTTTCACCTTCTTCAGCACCCGCGTGCCGCAGACCTTGGTGGAGCTGGATCGTGATAAAATCAAAACCCTGGGCATTCCGCTGGATGGTGTCTTTAGCTCCCTCCAGGCTTACCTGGGTGGTATTTATGTGAATGACCTCACGCTCTTTGGCCGCAGCTTTCAGGTGAAGGTGCAGGCCGAGCCTGAATACCGCATGAAGCCTGAGGACATCTACGGCATCTACACACGCAATGCCGAAGGAGGCATGGTGCCCTTCAGCACCTTTGCTAAGGTGGAGTCCACCACGGGCTCGGACCTTCTGCCGCATTACAACGTCTATCGCACGGCCGAGATCTCGGCCACGGGCAAACCGGGTGTGAGCTCTGGCCAGGTCATCACGGCCATGGAGGATCTGGCCAAAGAAAACTTGCCCGCTGGTTACGGGTATGAATGGACGGGCACGGCCCTTCAGGAAAAGGAGGCAGGAGGTCAGCAAGTCACCATCTTCGCGCTCGCCTTGCTCTTTGTATTCCTTGTGCTCGCCGCTCAGTATGAAAGCTGGGCCGTGCCGTTTGCCGTACTTTTTGGCCTGCCCATCGGCATCTTTGGCGCGTTCACTGCTGCCTGGCTGCGTGGGTTAACCAATGATGTGTATGTGCAGATCGGTCTGGTCATGCTGCTCGGCCTGGCGGCGAAGAATGCCATTTTGATTGTTGAGTTTGCCCGCAGCCGACGCGAGCAGGGCATGAGCATCCGCGAGGCGGCGCTGGAGGGGGCACGTCTGCGTCTCCGGCCCATCATCATGACTTCTCTGGCCTTCATCCTCGGCGTGGTGCCGCTGGTGATTTCCAGCGGGGCAGGGGCGGCCAGCCGCCAGAGTCTGGGCACGGCCGTCTGTTTTGGCATGACCGCAGCCACCGTCATCGGGGTCTTTTTCATTCCTTGGCTCTATGTCATTGTGCAGACCTTGGCGGAAAAAATCAGCGGCGGCCCGAAAGAGACAGCGGGGGAATCGAAGGCTTAG
- a CDS encoding bifunctional UDP-3-O-[3-hydroxymyristoyl] N-acetylglucosamine deacetylase/3-hydroxyacyl-ACP dehydratase, producing the protein MPASDRQHTLAKPASITGTSLHTGEQVTLTLQPAPENFGFKFRRMDLEDKPFIPALVEKVQKVERATTIAEGGVNVHTVEHVISALAGMGVDNAIIEMDANEPPIVDGSSQPFVELIKKAGLQEQSEPRKIFEIREPIYQETRDGTIITIVPDKKFRVSCTNVGPGGRFTQYLSLEINPETYEKEIAPARTFVYYEDIAPLMEKGLIKGGTLEAAVVVRGDTLLSKQPLRFNNEFVRHKILDIIGDLMLSGKRITGHVIAVRPGHGPNTEMARAIVSQYNAMRAMVPPAVNIPGGEAVLDINEVMNILPHRYPFLLVDRIIGFEGETKCRGIKNVTINEQFFQGHFPGHPIMPGVLQLEAMAQVASIVLLRMPSHQGKIGYFLSANNVKWRKPVVPGDTLIIETEITKAKRSVAQAIGRCLVNGQVVSEAELMFNVVDR; encoded by the coding sequence ATGCCTGCATCAGACCGTCAACACACGCTGGCCAAGCCCGCCTCCATCACTGGCACCTCTCTGCACACCGGTGAGCAAGTCACCCTCACCCTGCAGCCTGCGCCAGAAAACTTCGGTTTTAAATTTCGCCGCATGGACCTGGAGGACAAGCCCTTCATCCCGGCTCTAGTAGAGAAAGTGCAGAAGGTGGAGCGCGCCACCACCATCGCCGAAGGCGGCGTGAATGTGCACACGGTGGAGCATGTCATCAGCGCCCTGGCCGGCATGGGCGTGGACAATGCCATCATTGAGATGGATGCCAACGAGCCTCCCATCGTGGACGGCAGCTCTCAGCCTTTTGTCGAGCTCATCAAAAAAGCTGGCCTGCAGGAGCAGTCGGAACCGCGCAAAATCTTCGAAATCCGCGAGCCCATTTACCAAGAGACGCGAGATGGCACCATCATCACCATCGTGCCGGATAAAAAATTCCGCGTGAGCTGCACCAATGTGGGCCCTGGTGGGCGCTTTACCCAGTATCTTTCTCTGGAGATCAACCCCGAGACTTACGAGAAGGAAATCGCCCCGGCACGCACCTTTGTTTATTATGAAGACATCGCCCCGCTGATGGAAAAAGGGCTGATCAAAGGGGGCACCCTTGAGGCCGCTGTGGTGGTGCGCGGAGACACGCTGCTGTCCAAGCAGCCCCTGCGGTTTAACAATGAGTTTGTTCGCCACAAGATCCTCGACATCATCGGGGACCTGATGCTTTCTGGCAAGCGCATCACCGGCCACGTCATCGCCGTGCGCCCAGGCCACGGGCCAAATACAGAGATGGCCCGCGCCATTGTCTCCCAATACAACGCCATGCGGGCCATGGTGCCACCAGCGGTCAACATCCCGGGCGGGGAAGCCGTGCTGGACATCAATGAGGTGATGAACATCCTGCCGCACAGGTACCCCTTCCTGCTGGTGGATCGCATCATCGGCTTCGAAGGCGAAACGAAGTGCCGTGGCATCAAGAATGTGACCATCAACGAGCAGTTCTTCCAGGGTCACTTCCCAGGTCACCCCATCATGCCCGGCGTGCTGCAACTGGAGGCCATGGCCCAGGTGGCCAGCATCGTGCTCCTGCGCATGCCCAGCCACCAGGGCAAGATCGGCTACTTCCTCAGCGCTAACAACGTCAAGTGGCGCAAGCCCGTCGTACCGGGGGATACCCTGATCATCGAGACCGAGATCACTAAGGCCAAGCGCAGCGTCGCCCAAGCCATCGGCCGTTGTTTGGTGAATGGCCAGGTCGTCTCCGAAGCTGAACTGATGTTTAACGTGGTGGACCGTTAA
- a CDS encoding alpha/beta hydrolase gives MFWRLFLFFLALSSSVLAQAPKQVPVSLANLQKTLATSPDAAQLGKVHDEVIRLFGRQRLLQGKPGTKVEATTVAWAVMDMNPARVVRSNGTLIGNMIRVGDDGLQVLVQKMENFQEFGYRIEVDGMARVAGTVHLEHYDYTADSEKQPGVPVGRLEKFDWSQSQVFPDTLRGVSVYVPQQYQAGSEACLMVWQDGGRHVDPNGSLRVSTVFDNLIHQKKMPVTVGVFIDPGRKSNQKPGDKAGNRGFEYDSLGDAYSRFLLTEILPEVEKRYSVKFRQDPQAWAIAGGSSGGICAFTAAWERPDKFHKVLSWVGTFVDIRGGNAYPYLLRVTERKPIRVYLLDGVNDLDNKFGNWPLANRMMEASLKYMNYDYRMDWTECFHGSRGIAPKLPEALTWLWRDVR, from the coding sequence ATGTTCTGGCGCCTGTTCCTTTTTTTCCTCGCTCTTTCCTCGTCCGTTTTGGCCCAGGCACCTAAGCAAGTTCCAGTCTCCCTGGCCAACCTGCAAAAGACCCTCGCAACCTCTCCCGATGCCGCGCAGCTCGGGAAGGTGCATGACGAAGTCATCCGTCTGTTCGGCCGTCAGCGCCTGCTGCAAGGCAAACCCGGAACCAAGGTCGAAGCCACCACGGTGGCCTGGGCGGTCATGGACATGAATCCCGCCCGTGTGGTCCGTAGCAATGGCACTCTCATTGGCAACATGATCCGTGTGGGGGATGACGGCCTGCAGGTGCTGGTGCAGAAGATGGAAAACTTCCAGGAATTTGGCTACCGCATCGAGGTGGATGGCATGGCCCGGGTGGCAGGCACCGTGCACCTGGAGCACTACGACTACACCGCAGACAGTGAAAAGCAGCCTGGGGTGCCCGTGGGCCGCCTGGAGAAATTCGACTGGTCCCAAAGCCAAGTTTTCCCAGACACCCTGCGCGGGGTCAGCGTCTATGTGCCTCAGCAATACCAGGCAGGCAGCGAAGCCTGCCTCATGGTCTGGCAGGATGGCGGCCGCCATGTGGACCCGAATGGCTCCCTGCGTGTCAGCACCGTCTTTGACAACCTCATTCACCAGAAAAAGATGCCCGTGACCGTCGGTGTCTTCATTGATCCCGGTCGCAAGTCTAACCAAAAGCCGGGAGATAAAGCCGGTAATCGCGGTTTTGAATACGACAGTCTGGGAGATGCCTACTCCCGCTTCCTCCTCACCGAGATCCTACCGGAGGTGGAAAAGCGTTACAGCGTGAAGTTCCGTCAAGATCCCCAGGCCTGGGCCATCGCTGGGGGCTCCTCCGGCGGCATCTGCGCCTTCACCGCTGCTTGGGAAAGACCCGATAAATTTCACAAAGTCCTCAGTTGGGTGGGCACCTTTGTGGACATCCGAGGCGGCAATGCCTACCCCTATCTGCTGCGTGTGACTGAGCGCAAACCCATCCGCGTGTATCTCTTGGATGGCGTCAATGACCTGGACAACAAATTCGGCAACTGGCCCCTGGCCAACCGCATGATGGAAGCCAGCCTCAAGTACATGAATTACGACTACCGCATGGACTGGACCGAATGCTTTCACGGCAGCCGAGGCATAGCCCCGAAACTCCCCGAAGCCCTCACATGGCTGTGGCGGGATGTCCGATAA